One genomic window of Amphiura filiformis chromosome 3, Afil_fr2py, whole genome shotgun sequence includes the following:
- the LOC140148852 gene encoding uncharacterized protein has translation MEGDTLTFSGSMLFCLITITTIGYGDIVPVTIQGRVFVTIYAAIGIPLNVIFLADVGYLFAKVIVKFIRALKLYKLRRKRAKEASTRSPTSSENAKQLSRFGRKKRYAKRGKKFKHIHKERTKAIMAKGGVTASRGMAVHGRSVMRSESDKTEEDTSFTNHNTTPNGGRNLYEEISYPVNLHRANTLAAPRSHRGTKNKSGGLSASRNMSVHARSLRRRVTDDDDIRHYARRPRGRRGGQGIKRKTSGNHHGGISASRNMSVHARSIMRHYPEDIDSETSNEEPIKTVSEGIESITNEILANDITLSIPNSKSDADLVGNEHLSPLDALDHEDTFSDIGDHAMSMVSETTDKSSLGGDDDSVDTEVPTILVLAILILYICIGAVMMMYVENWRYGESLYFTIITLTTIGYGDMAPDNHYSENFFFTCIIYTIFGLAVMSTCIALVQAKVLRAIDKITRKIRRHAEI, from the exons ATGGAAGGTGATACTTTGACTTTCTCAGGATCAATGCTGTTTTGTTTGATTACAATAACTACAATTG GTTATGGGGATATCGTTCCAGTTACGATCCAAGGTCGGGTTTTTGTAACTATCTATGCAGCCATTGGGATTCCACTTAATGTCATCTTTCTGGCGGATGTAGGATACCTGTTTGCTAAGGTTATAGTCAAATTTATTCGGGCTTTAAAGTTGTATAAATTACGACGAAAGAGAGCCAAGGAGGCATCGACGAGATCCCCTACTTCATCAGAAAACGCCAAGCAGCTGTCAAGGTTTGGACGCAAGAAAAGATATGCAAAACGCGGcaaaaaatttaaacatatacacAAAGAGAGAACAAAAGCGATCATGGCAAAAGGCGGTGTAACGGCATCGCGTGGAATGGCAGTTCATGGACGTTCAGTTATGAGGAGTGAATCTGATAAGACTGAAGAAGATACTTCTTTCACTAATCATAATACAACTCCTAATGGAGGCCGAAATCTGTATGAGGAGATATCCTACCCTGTAAATCTGCACAGAGCCAATACATTAGCAGCTCCTCGATCTCACAGAGGAACTAAAAATAAGTCAGGTGGGTTGTCTGCATCGAGAAATATGTCCGTTCATGCAAGATCACTGCGTAGACGCGTCACAGACGATGATGATATTAGACATTACGCTAGGCGTCCTCGTGGACGACGTGGTGGCCAAGGAATAAAGCGGAAAACAAGCGGAAATCATCATGGCGGCATTTCTGCTTCACGGAATATGTCTGTCCATGCGAGGTCAATTATGCGTCATTATCCGGAAGATATTGATAGCGAAACGTCGAATGAAGAACCTATTAAAACTGTCAGCGAAGGCATAGAATCGATAACAAATGAAATCCTTGCAAATGATATAACTTTGTCAATACCAAATAGCAAAAGTGACGCTGATTTAGTAGGCAATGAACATTTGTCTCCTTTAGATGCTCTTGATCATGAGGACACATTTAGTGACATAGGAGATCATGCAATGTCGATGGTTTCAGAAACAACAGATAAATCGTCCCTTGGTGGAGATGATGATTCTGTGGACACCGAAGTGCCAACAATCCTAGTTTTGGCTATTTTGATATTGTATATTTGTATTGGCGCAGTAATGATGATGTATGTTGAAAATTGGCGCTATGGAGAGTCTCTGTATTTTACTATAATTACACTCACAACTATAGGATATGGTGACATGGCCCCTGACAACCATTATAGCGAAAACTTTTTCTTCACTTGTattatttacactattttcggcTTGGCAGTGATGTCGACGTGTATTGCTCTGGTCCAAGCAAAGGTTTTACGAGCTATTGACAAAATAACTCGAAAAATACGAAGGCATGCCGAAATATAG